The sequence TAAGGAACAAGCACAGTTACTGGACAGTACGATGGGCAGTTTGAGTGCAGAGACTTTGACCGCTGAGTTCATGGTGTCGAAGGATTTAAGGCCAGAGCTCAAGCATCCGGTGTGGCACATTACCTTGTCTTTACCCCATGATGAATCGCTGACTGATGCGCAGTTTGTTGAGGTGGGTCGCAAGTACATGGCGGGGATGATTATCGGACAGAGTGACCCTCAAGTTTTGCAAGATCAGGGGTATGAACTGCAGCGGGAGGCGTTCATGGTGGAGACATTACCGGAGTATCAATTCTTTCAAGCCAGGCACAGTGACCGGGAGCATGAGCATCTACATATTGTCGCTAGTCGGATTAATTTAGAGACAGGGAAACCGGTCAAACTCTGGCGTGATGCGTTTCGCTCGCAGCATGTGATTCGAGGCTTGGAGCGAGAGTACGAGTTAACTCAAGTACAGAATTCTTGGGATGTGGGACGCAAAGCGCGGAGTAAAGGGCAGCTAGAGCGAGGGCAGTTAAAGGGCAGTCCAGCGGTGCAGCTTCCCCGGATTGCAGGGGTACTTGGGGGTGGATTATCGGGCAGATCGGGATGATGAGAAGTTGCGATCACTGATACAAAACGGGATAACGCAAGGGCAGTCAGAGGAGATTGATTTGGTCCTTGAACCGTCAATCAAACAGGATGTGGCGAATACTCAACCGCTAGAACGGCAACAGGACCAGGCGCAAATACAGCACCGCAAATCAGGGGTCGAGCGGGAACGCTAGATAGACAAAGGCCGAGGATGACGACAGTCATCAAGCACAATCTGGAGGATACTCATTCATCCGCTTTAGCAGTAAGGATACCAACAGCGTCAGCAGGCAGCGCGGGATGCCGAGGTACAGGTGGAAGCTGAACAGCAGGCGAAGAAAGAACACTAAAAAGCGGAAAAAGCGGCGATCGCGACGGGCTTCAGTCGCAACGGTGGAGGTATCAAATCAGCACGATCCAAAGTTTGCAGCAGCGCTATTAGATGAGGCAATCGCGGTCTTGCTCAATGGCAGACGGACGCTGACAAATTTTGCTCACACAAAATAGTCTGGACCCAGGCTCAAATCGCTGGATTTTCGTCCACACCGCAAGTCCCGGCAGTTGGGAGTGCATCAATTTTTGTTCGTGTGCAAAATGCTTGCATTCGTCGGCAATACCCGTTACTATTGAATTATTCAAATTTGCACACGAACGATTCATGAGAGACAGCACCCGCGATCGACTGCAAACCGAACTTGCCGAGCTTGAAGCGGCGATCAGCAGCATTGAAGCCCAAGGCACTTTCTACCTACAGGCATGGGTGAGCGATTCCCAGCCGAGCGGCCGAGCTCAGAGCTACCCACGTGTGCAATCCCGCATTGCCCAATTTGATGGCAAGAAAATCCGCCACATCCGCCAGGGTGAGAACGTAGCCGAATTTGTCGCAGCCTGCGATCGGGGGCAGCGGATTGGCAAACTTAGGAAGCGGGCCGATCGGATTGCCGCCAAGTTGACCCAGACCACAGCACAAACATTGGTGGAGGCTTAAAGGATGACTTACGCCACTCAGGAAGATTTAAATACCTTAGCCAACTTGGTTGGAACTGCCGCCCGTGCTGCTGAATCAGCAAACAGAGCTGCAGAAAGAGTTTGCGATCGGGTTGATGATTTGGCGTCTGAACTGCGGGCAAATACCGCCGCGACTCAACAGAGAATCGATCAATCCGATGAACGGCTATCCGCATTTGTCGCCGAGTCGCAACGTCTATTCACCAAAATTGGGGAGCCGGCGGCACAGAACCAAGCGCGGCTAGACCGATTAGATGGCGTATTTTCGGCCTTGGTGAAAAGCAATGACCTACAGCAGCAACGGATAGAAATTCAACAACAACAGTTAGGGACTCAGCAACAGCAACTCGACAATCAACAACAAAGACTGGCGGAAGCTGAGGAAACACTCAAATCAGTTAATGCCGCTGTCGAACGCCTAGATGCAATCATCGATCGTCTTGTTGGATAAACCAGCGTTGAGCGATCGGGTCCACAGATTTCAGCATCCCGATCGCTTGGGGTGAATTGTCACAGTAGCTGTCACACATTTGCGTGATGGTTACGAAAATCGGAATTGTCGTAACCTTATTTTTAAGCCGCTGGAAATACCGCGTTAGCTTTAGCCCGCAACTTATCTTCGGCAGTGGTGTCAAGGTACCGCTGCACACTGGTGAGGCTTGACCACCCGCCATAGTCCATCAATTCTTTCAACGTGCTTCCACCACGCATCATATTATTTGCCATCGTGCGCCGCCCTGAATGCAGACTAAAACCGCGATGACTGCCACGTGAATCAAGATAGTCACAAGCCCGTTTCAATTGTTTCTCGACGGCATTAGGTGTCATCGGCTTAGTTCCACTTCTGCCAGGAAACAACAAACCTTTATTGGGTAGCTTGGATAGTATCTCCGACATCGCATCGTCGATCGGATACTCTCGCTGCTTATTACACTTGGTAATTTCAGCCGGAAATATCAACTCGCCACCGATCACATATTCCGCTTTGAGTCGCAACACTTCACCAACTCGTGAGCAACAGTGATAACTGAGCAAGATAACTGAACCTGTCGCGGGTGTCATTTCGTTGGTGATTGCAATCAACTCATCCATCGATCGATAAGTTCTGGCTTGCCCCTTCCCATTAATCTTTGCCATAGGTCAAAATGCTTAGTTCTTGCGTGACTATCTGAATGGGCCAAAACAGATACTCTTATTCCCCATTATACAAGGCTTTTACTGAAAGGGGGCTCAAACCACGCAGAATCACCCCTGAAAAAGTCTTTATTGTGCCAGTTTTTCTAAAATTTGCTTGACAGTTGGGAAAAAACAGTATCTACAAAAGCCAAAACGGATAGTATTAGCTTGGGA is a genomic window of Romeriopsis navalis LEGE 11480 containing:
- a CDS encoding relaxase/mobilization nuclease domain-containing protein yields the protein MHNGSFGATTRYVLNKEQAQLLDSTMGSLSAETLTAEFMVSKDLRPELKHPVWHITLSLPHDESLTDAQFVEVGRKYMAGMIIGQSDPQVLQDQGYELQREAFMVETLPEYQFFQARHSDREHEHLHIVASRINLETGKPVKLWRDAFRSQHVIRGLEREYELTQVQNSWDVGRKARSKGQLERGQLKGSPAVQLPRIAGVLGGGLSGRSG
- a CDS encoding tyrosine-type recombinase/integrase; translation: MAKINGKGQARTYRSMDELIAITNEMTPATGSVILLSYHCCSRVGEVLRLKAEYVIGGELIFPAEITKCNKQREYPIDDAMSEILSKLPNKGLLFPGRSGTKPMTPNAVEKQLKRACDYLDSRGSHRGFSLHSGRRTMANNMMRGGSTLKELMDYGGWSSLTSVQRYLDTTAEDKLRAKANAVFPAA